The Pseudomonas sp. SCB32 DNA window TCTGGCGACAGAGTGAGAGTTCGAGTCTCTCCCGGGGCACCACCTGACACGTTGAACAACATGCCAGGACACCACTAAAAGCCGGCCTTAGAGCCGGTTTTTTGTTGCCTGCGATTTATAGGGATTCAAGCCTGCAGATATTGCGGGCGCCCCTGCCCTTTCGCGCAGGGAAGCGCACCTCGATCATGCGGAATGGGGAAGACACTGACTCTGACCGCGTTGGCCACGGACGCGCCGAGAGTCGCCTCCGCGATTAGCCTGCGGTATATCGCACTCGCCCCGGCGCGCGTTACGAGCAACTGCCATTGGTGGTCTTGCTGACGTAAGCGCGTCCCGTGGCATCGACTTGCACTACCCGTTCCTGCGAACCCACGGTGGGCGTAGCCCGGCAGACAGTGATAGTCGCCTGGGTATTACCGACACCGGACGGCTGGAAGTCTATCTTCGCGGCGGTGGAGGTGACCTTGAAGCCACCCGGCGCCGCGGCATGTTTCTGGATCACCGAGCCACCACTGAGAATGATCCAACCCTGCTCCCAACCGCCACTGGCGAGACAGGTGCTGCCATTACTGGACACGCACATCGACGTCACCGCATTGCGCTTGATTGCCTCGCTGCGCCCCAGCGCCACGCCAGCAACCAAGTCATTGGCGCTGGCGGTGAGCTTGCCGGACAGCGTCGCGTCGGTGAACGACGGTACGGCGAGGGAAAGCAGAACCGCCGCCACCGCAATGGTGACCATCAGCTCGAGCAGAGTGAAGCCCTTGGAGGCTCGGCGAAAGACCATTGCCATCCCCACTCCTTATTGCTCGATGTTCCAGAACACCCAGGACTTCGGCCGGATGCTGGCTGCCGGCGGCTTGGCTTCACAGCCCTGCAGCGAAGAATCGGTCGCGCAGTCGCCACCACCGATGATGAACGGCTTCTGCGTGCCATCATCCAGTATCACGATGCCTGCCACCGGCGACGGCGCAAGCCCCCCGCCGGAAATCACCGAGAAACGGTCTCCGGTGGAGCCAGCGGCATTCTTGTAGTTGATATCGTAGTTGCGCGCCGTCCCGAGGCTGACGCAACTGGTCGCGCTCGCCACCGCAGGCTGGTGGGTACTGAAAATAATGGTATCGAACAACACCAGCGCCGAGGTCACGACCTGTTCTGTTGGCTGTAGCGCCAGGTACCAGCCCTTCGGCTTGGTCGCCAGATCGGCGGCCGACGGCGTTGCGCTGGTGGTGATGGCCAGCAACGATGCGTTACAGATCACATTGGCGCCGCAGGTGGCATTCTCGGAAGTCAGCCAGGTCGAGTCGGCGGGATTGTCACGCAGGCTGTAGAACCGGTTGGACACTGCGGCGGCAGAGGTATAGCTGAGGAGCGGTTTCTCCCGATCCCCCGAACCGAGCGCGATCACATACTGGCCATTGGAGACCGCCACTTCAGGGCCATACATGAACTTGCGATTCGCCGTGCAGCTGGACGCAGTGTCGCATCCCAGCGAGGCAATCTTGGTCATGGTCCAGTTGGCCGGCGCAGTGTTACCGAAGGCGCTGGCGGCATTGACGCCGGAAAGACGATAGACATTGCCTCCCAGATCCGCGGCATAGCCATACATCGCTTGACCATTGTTATCGGTCACCATGGTCACGTCACCAACAACTCCACGGTCAGTGGTGAAGGTATTGAGCAGCGCGCCGGTATCGGCGTCCATCAGATAGATCTTGTTGCCCTTGTTACTGGAGATGCAGGTATTGGGATCATTGTCCTCACAGGCATCGTAGCCCCCGCCCATCGCCAGTATCGTGCTCGTGCCACTGTTGTAGCCGGCCGCCGTGAAGGCTTTTGGCGTGGCCCAGGTCTGTCCGATACCACTGAAACCGGAGCTGCAGCCCGTGTCGTTGGTCATATTGGGGCAGCCGAGCTTCCACTTCAAAGTCGGGCTGGCTGTGGAGGACGAAACGTCAAATGCATAGATCGACCGCCCACCACGGCGCATGGCGGCGTATATCCAG harbors:
- a CDS encoding GspH/FimT family pseudopilin, producing MAMVFRRASKGFTLLELMVTIAVAAVLLSLAVPSFTDATLSGKLTASANDLVAGVALGRSEAIKRNAVTSMCVSSNGSTCLASGGWEQGWIILSGGSVIQKHAAAPGGFKVTSTAAKIDFQPSGVGNTQATITVCRATPTVGSQERVVQVDATGRAYVSKTTNGSCS